In Gasterosteus aculeatus chromosome 15, fGasAcu3.hap1.1, whole genome shotgun sequence, a single genomic region encodes these proteins:
- the mrpl33 gene encoding large ribosomal subunit protein bL33m: MFLTTANLAKAKSKTILVQMMSAAGTGYFFNTKRNRLREKMVLRKHDPFVNKHVLFFEKRKIKSI, from the exons ATGTTTCTTACCACCGCAAATT TGGCCAAGGCGAAATCAAA aACCATCTTGGTTCAGATGATGAGCGCAGCCGGGACGGGCTACTTCTTCAACACCAAGAGGAACCGCCTCAGAGAGAAGATGGTGCTGCGCAAACATGACCCATTTG tgaACAAgcacgttttgttttttgaaaagaGGAAGATCAAATCAATATGA
- the rbks gene encoding ribokinase isoform X3: protein MMKYSLETAGKINMSEEAFDVMVVGSCMTDLVSQAPRLPKAGETIHGQKFFIGFGGKGANQCIQAARLGAKTAMVCKVGEDFFGDNYIHNFKDNGVHTDFVGQTSDAATGTASIVVNDAVKTIFNPAPAIANLDAEFYRASDVFCCNESEAELLTGSSVANVEEAHQAGQQLLKRGCGSVIITLGPQGCVVVKAQGLTSTHVQTTACATVDTTGAGDSFIGALAFYTAHYPTMPLEEMASRANRVAAVSVQAVGTQSSYPFRRDLPAELF, encoded by the exons ATGATGAAGTATTCATTGGAAACGGCTGGCAAGATAAAT ATGTCGGAGGAGGCTTTTGACGTGATGGTGGTCGGCTCCTGTATGACTGACTTGGTAAG CCAGGCACCACGGCTACCCAAAGCTGGGGAGACCATCCATGGTCAGAAGTTCTTCATAGGCTTCGGAGGGAAAGGGGCCAACCAGTGCATACAGGCGGCAAGACTGGGGGCCAAAACCGCCATGGTTTGCAAG GTTGGTGAAGACTTCTTTGGAGACAATTACATTCACAATTTCAAAGACAATGGCGTACACACAg acTTTGTAGGCCAGACCTCTGACGCAGCCACAGGAACTGCCTCCATTGTTGTCAACGATGCAG TGAAGACAATATTCAACCCAGCGCCGGCCATCGCCAACTTGGATGCAGAATTCTACAGAGCCTCCGACGTGTTTTGCTGTAATGAGTCCGAG GCGGAGCTGCTGACTGGTTCCTCGGTGGCTAACGTGGAGGAAGCACATCAGGCCGGCCAGCAGCTGCTGAAGCGTGGCTGTGGTTCAGTCATCATCACTTTGGGACCCCAAGGCTGTGTGGTTGTCAAGGCACAGGGGTTGACCTCAACACATGTTCAAACTACCGCTTGTGCAACTGTGGACACTACG GGTGCTGGAGACAGTTTTATTGGAGCGCTGGCATTTTACACGGCTCATTATCCCACAATGCCTCTGGAGGAGATGGCCAGCAGAGCCAATCGGGTGGCAGCAGTGAGCGTGCAGGCTGTTGGCACGCAGTCGTCTTACCCCTTCAGAAGGGACCTACCAGCTGAGCTGTTCTGA
- the rbks gene encoding ribokinase isoform X4 yields the protein MMKYSLETAGKINMSEEAFDVMVVGSCMTDLVSQAPRLPKAGETIHGQKFFIGFGGKGANQCIQAARLGAKTAMVCKVGEDFFGDNYIHNFKDNGVHTDFVGQTSDAATGTASIVVNDAGENAIVIVAGANMLLGVEELQGARPAVSRAKVLVCQLEICPQTSLRALRMAQENKVKTIFNPAPAIANLDAEFYRASDVFCCNESEGAGDSFIGALAFYTAHYPTMPLEEMASRANRVAAVSVQAVGTQSSYPFRRDLPAELF from the exons ATGATGAAGTATTCATTGGAAACGGCTGGCAAGATAAAT ATGTCGGAGGAGGCTTTTGACGTGATGGTGGTCGGCTCCTGTATGACTGACTTGGTAAG CCAGGCACCACGGCTACCCAAAGCTGGGGAGACCATCCATGGTCAGAAGTTCTTCATAGGCTTCGGAGGGAAAGGGGCCAACCAGTGCATACAGGCGGCAAGACTGGGGGCCAAAACCGCCATGGTTTGCAAG GTTGGTGAAGACTTCTTTGGAGACAATTACATTCACAATTTCAAAGACAATGGCGTACACACAg acTTTGTAGGCCAGACCTCTGACGCAGCCACAGGAACTGCCTCCATTGTTGTCAACGATGCAG GCGAGAACGCCATCGTGATCGTGGCCGGTGCCAACATGCTGCTGGGCGTCGAGGAGCTGCAGGGAGCTCGTCCAGCCGTCAGTCGTGCAAAAGTTCTGGTGTGCCAGCTGGAGATCTGCCCGCAGACGTCCTTGCGGGCGCTACGCATGGCGCAGGAAAACAAAG TGAAGACAATATTCAACCCAGCGCCGGCCATCGCCAACTTGGATGCAGAATTCTACAGAGCCTCCGACGTGTTTTGCTGTAATGAGTCCGAG GGTGCTGGAGACAGTTTTATTGGAGCGCTGGCATTTTACACGGCTCATTATCCCACAATGCCTCTGGAGGAGATGGCCAGCAGAGCCAATCGGGTGGCAGCAGTGAGCGTGCAGGCTGTTGGCACGCAGTCGTCTTACCCCTTCAGAAGGGACCTACCAGCTGAGCTGTTCTGA
- the rbks gene encoding ribokinase isoform X2, producing the protein MSEEAFDVMVVGSCMTDLVSQAPRLPKAGETIHGQKFFIGFGGKGANQCIQAARLGAKTAMVCKVGEDFFGDNYIHNFKDNGVHTDFVGQTSDAATGTASIVVNDAGENAIVIVAGANMLLGVEELQGARPAVSRAKVLVCQLEICPQTSLRALRMAQENKVKTIFNPAPAIANLDAEFYRASDVFCCNESEAELLTGSSVANVEEAHQAGQQLLKRGCGSVIITLGPQGCVVVKAQGLTSTHVQTTACATVDTTGAGDSFIGALAFYTAHYPTMPLEEMASRANRVAAVSVQAVGTQSSYPFRRDLPAELF; encoded by the exons ATGTCGGAGGAGGCTTTTGACGTGATGGTGGTCGGCTCCTGTATGACTGACTTGGTAAG CCAGGCACCACGGCTACCCAAAGCTGGGGAGACCATCCATGGTCAGAAGTTCTTCATAGGCTTCGGAGGGAAAGGGGCCAACCAGTGCATACAGGCGGCAAGACTGGGGGCCAAAACCGCCATGGTTTGCAAG GTTGGTGAAGACTTCTTTGGAGACAATTACATTCACAATTTCAAAGACAATGGCGTACACACAg acTTTGTAGGCCAGACCTCTGACGCAGCCACAGGAACTGCCTCCATTGTTGTCAACGATGCAG GCGAGAACGCCATCGTGATCGTGGCCGGTGCCAACATGCTGCTGGGCGTCGAGGAGCTGCAGGGAGCTCGTCCAGCCGTCAGTCGTGCAAAAGTTCTGGTGTGCCAGCTGGAGATCTGCCCGCAGACGTCCTTGCGGGCGCTACGCATGGCGCAGGAAAACAAAG TGAAGACAATATTCAACCCAGCGCCGGCCATCGCCAACTTGGATGCAGAATTCTACAGAGCCTCCGACGTGTTTTGCTGTAATGAGTCCGAG GCGGAGCTGCTGACTGGTTCCTCGGTGGCTAACGTGGAGGAAGCACATCAGGCCGGCCAGCAGCTGCTGAAGCGTGGCTGTGGTTCAGTCATCATCACTTTGGGACCCCAAGGCTGTGTGGTTGTCAAGGCACAGGGGTTGACCTCAACACATGTTCAAACTACCGCTTGTGCAACTGTGGACACTACG GGTGCTGGAGACAGTTTTATTGGAGCGCTGGCATTTTACACGGCTCATTATCCCACAATGCCTCTGGAGGAGATGGCCAGCAGAGCCAATCGGGTGGCAGCAGTGAGCGTGCAGGCTGTTGGCACGCAGTCGTCTTACCCCTTCAGAAGGGACCTACCAGCTGAGCTGTTCTGA
- the rbks gene encoding ribokinase isoform X1 — protein sequence MMKYSLETAGKINMSEEAFDVMVVGSCMTDLVSQAPRLPKAGETIHGQKFFIGFGGKGANQCIQAARLGAKTAMVCKVGEDFFGDNYIHNFKDNGVHTDFVGQTSDAATGTASIVVNDAGENAIVIVAGANMLLGVEELQGARPAVSRAKVLVCQLEICPQTSLRALRMAQENKVKTIFNPAPAIANLDAEFYRASDVFCCNESEAELLTGSSVANVEEAHQAGQQLLKRGCGSVIITLGPQGCVVVKAQGLTSTHVQTTACATVDTTGAGDSFIGALAFYTAHYPTMPLEEMASRANRVAAVSVQAVGTQSSYPFRRDLPAELF from the exons ATGATGAAGTATTCATTGGAAACGGCTGGCAAGATAAAT ATGTCGGAGGAGGCTTTTGACGTGATGGTGGTCGGCTCCTGTATGACTGACTTGGTAAG CCAGGCACCACGGCTACCCAAAGCTGGGGAGACCATCCATGGTCAGAAGTTCTTCATAGGCTTCGGAGGGAAAGGGGCCAACCAGTGCATACAGGCGGCAAGACTGGGGGCCAAAACCGCCATGGTTTGCAAG GTTGGTGAAGACTTCTTTGGAGACAATTACATTCACAATTTCAAAGACAATGGCGTACACACAg acTTTGTAGGCCAGACCTCTGACGCAGCCACAGGAACTGCCTCCATTGTTGTCAACGATGCAG GCGAGAACGCCATCGTGATCGTGGCCGGTGCCAACATGCTGCTGGGCGTCGAGGAGCTGCAGGGAGCTCGTCCAGCCGTCAGTCGTGCAAAAGTTCTGGTGTGCCAGCTGGAGATCTGCCCGCAGACGTCCTTGCGGGCGCTACGCATGGCGCAGGAAAACAAAG TGAAGACAATATTCAACCCAGCGCCGGCCATCGCCAACTTGGATGCAGAATTCTACAGAGCCTCCGACGTGTTTTGCTGTAATGAGTCCGAG GCGGAGCTGCTGACTGGTTCCTCGGTGGCTAACGTGGAGGAAGCACATCAGGCCGGCCAGCAGCTGCTGAAGCGTGGCTGTGGTTCAGTCATCATCACTTTGGGACCCCAAGGCTGTGTGGTTGTCAAGGCACAGGGGTTGACCTCAACACATGTTCAAACTACCGCTTGTGCAACTGTGGACACTACG GGTGCTGGAGACAGTTTTATTGGAGCGCTGGCATTTTACACGGCTCATTATCCCACAATGCCTCTGGAGGAGATGGCCAGCAGAGCCAATCGGGTGGCAGCAGTGAGCGTGCAGGCTGTTGGCACGCAGTCGTCTTACCCCTTCAGAAGGGACCTACCAGCTGAGCTGTTCTGA